A region of the Conyzicola lurida genome:
CACCGAGTACGGCATGAGCTCGCTCGTCGGGTCGGTGAAGCTCGGCCTCACCGCCGGCGAGCCGTTCCTCGGCCGAGACATGGGTGCCAGCCGCGACTACTCCGACGAGGTCGCCAAGACCATCGACGCCGAGGTGCGCGTGCTCATCGAGCAGGCCCACGACGAGGCGTGGCAGGTGCTCAACACCAACCGCGACGTGCTCGACAACCTCGCGAGCGAACTGCTCGAGAAGGAGACCCTCGACCACAACCAGCTGGCCGAGATCTTCGAGGGACTCGAGAAGCTGCCGGAGCGCCCGCAGTGGCTCTCCAGCGAGAAGCGTCCGCTCTCCGACCGTCCTCCCGTGAAGGTGCCCGCAAAGCTTCCGATCGACCCCGAGGTCGTCGACGGCGGCGTGGACTCCGAGCCGCCGGCCGAGACGCCCAAGCGCACCCCGCGTCCGCGCAAGACGCCCGGCATCGCGACCGCCTAAGCAGAAATGGCCGTCGACACCGAACGCATCGAAGCGGCGGTCGCCGAGATTCTCGCCGCGATCGGCGAGGACGTCACGAGGCCCGGCCTCGAGGAGACCCCGCACCGGGTCGCCTCGGCCTACGCCGAGTTCTTCGCCGGACTCGCGGTCGACCCGCTCAGCCACCTGGCCGAGTCGGTCGACCTCGAGCCGGGCGAACTCGGCGAGGTCGTCATCGTGCGTGACCTCGAGTTCCGTTCCATCTGCGAGCACCACCTGCTGCCGTTCATCGGCACGGCCAACATCGCCTACGTGCCGGGCAGCAAGGTCGTCGGTCTGGGCAGTCTGCCCCGGGTCGTCGACACCCTGGCCGCGCGCCCGCAGTTGCAGGAGCGGCTGACCGAGGAGATCGCGGACACGCTCGAGAGCGGGCTGCAGCCACGCGGCATCCTCGTCGTCCTCGACGCCGTGCACCAGTGCGTCACTACCAGAGGCCCCCGTCAGACCACGAGTTCGACGGTCACTCTGGCAAGCCGTGGAGTACTGAGCGAAACTAGTGCACGAGCGGAGATCATTTCGCTGATCGGAGGCGGCCGGCATGAGCACTGACTATCGAACCGGTGAATATCGGGACAGCGACCATCGGAACAGCGATGTCGCGGGTACCGACATGGTGCTGGTGCGACGCACCCCCCGCCCCCGCCCGCGCATCATGGGAATTCTCAACGTCACCCCCGACTCGTTCAGCGACGGCGGCCGGTGGAACACCGTCGACGACGCCGTCGCCCACGCCGCGCTCCTGCACGAGCAGGGTGCCGACCTGATCGACGTCGGTGGCGAGTCCACCCGTCCCGGGGCCGAGCGCATCTCCCCCGACGAGGAACAGCAGCGCGTGATCCCCGTCGTGCGTGCACTCGCCGATCGCGGCATCCAGATCAGTATCGACACCGTCAACTCGGCAACCGCCGTCGCCGCCGTCGAGGCCGGCGCGACGATCGTCAACGACGTTTCGGGCGGGCTGGCGGACGACGAGATGTTCCGCACCATCGCGGGGCTCGACGTCGACTACATCGTCTCGCAC
Encoded here:
- the folE gene encoding GTP cyclohydrolase I FolE translates to MAVDTERIEAAVAEILAAIGEDVTRPGLEETPHRVASAYAEFFAGLAVDPLSHLAESVDLEPGELGEVVIVRDLEFRSICEHHLLPFIGTANIAYVPGSKVVGLGSLPRVVDTLAARPQLQERLTEEIADTLESGLQPRGILVVLDAVHQCVTTRGPRQTTSSTVTLASRGVLSETSARAEIISLIGGGRHEH
- the folP gene encoding dihydropteroate synthase; amino-acid sequence: MSTDYRTGEYRDSDHRNSDVAGTDMVLVRRTPRPRPRIMGILNVTPDSFSDGGRWNTVDDAVAHAALLHEQGADLIDVGGESTRPGAERISPDEEQQRVIPVVRALADRGIQISIDTVNSATAVAAVEAGATIVNDVSGGLADDEMFRTIAGLDVDYIVSHWRGHSANMDELARYNEVVGDVRTEIQRRVAELIIWGVDEKRIIVDPGLGFAKTAEHNWKLLGNIDRLESLGFPVLIGASRKRFLGGLLPDDATPVDRDPATAIVSALAAQAGVWGVRVHDVESTRAALAVWTAWETGATA